Proteins encoded within one genomic window of Halocatena marina:
- the gatC gene encoding Asp-tRNA(Asn)/Glu-tRNA(Gln) amidotransferase subunit GatC — translation MTEDAVDSEEVRHVADLARVALDEAEVDLFVEQFATILAYFDSLDEVPEIEQETDLVNVMRTDEERACLDPAEALQNAPETEDGYFKGPRVS, via the coding sequence ATGACTGAGGACGCCGTCGACTCCGAGGAAGTTCGTCACGTAGCGGACCTCGCTCGGGTCGCACTGGACGAAGCGGAGGTCGATCTGTTCGTCGAGCAGTTCGCTACGATCCTCGCGTACTTCGATTCGTTAGACGAGGTCCCTGAGATCGAACAGGAGACAGACCTCGTGAACGTCATGCGAACGGATGAAGAGCGCGCTTGTCTCGATCCGGCGGAAGCACTACAGAACGCCCCCGAAACGGAAGACGGGTACTTCAAAGGGCCACGGGTGTCATGA
- a CDS encoding helix-turn-helix domain-containing protein, with the protein MGLTAEFRLQSPRLPLIDVASAVPDLTFRLESTDQPQSGPVVFFIRVTGSSFDGVDAALTDSPSVKEHVRISEIGSIRIYQVVLTGPRPEYLDKRMFYKTFPESITIASDGWYIKQQLADRNELLAYQEFWQTRGFSFRLDRLYDSHSTDTELIGISEKQREALLTAYEAGYFAVPQQTSLDNVATALKISRSALAERLHRAQAHLIEHFYYTDLY; encoded by the coding sequence ATGGGTCTCACTGCCGAGTTCCGGCTTCAGTCGCCACGACTGCCACTGATCGACGTGGCCAGCGCTGTGCCTGATCTTACATTTCGACTCGAAAGCACAGACCAGCCCCAATCCGGACCGGTCGTGTTTTTCATTCGTGTTACGGGGTCGTCATTCGACGGAGTAGACGCTGCACTTACAGATTCTCCTTCCGTCAAAGAACACGTTCGAATCAGCGAGATCGGCTCGATACGGATCTATCAGGTGGTTCTGACCGGTCCGCGCCCCGAGTATCTCGACAAACGCATGTTTTACAAAACGTTCCCCGAGAGCATCACAATCGCATCTGATGGGTGGTACATCAAACAACAACTCGCCGACCGAAATGAATTACTCGCGTACCAAGAATTCTGGCAAACGAGAGGTTTCTCGTTCCGTCTAGATCGGCTCTACGACTCACACAGCACCGACACCGAACTGATTGGTATATCCGAGAAACAGCGCGAGGCGCTGCTCACTGCCTACGAAGCGGGGTACTTCGCTGTCCCGCAGCAGACGTCGTTGGACAATGTCGCGACAGCACTCAAAATCTCCCGCTCTGCACTTGCCGAACGGCTCCACCGAGCGCAGGCGCACCTCATCGAGCACTTCTACTACACTGACCTATATTAA
- a CDS encoding NAD(P)-dependent oxidoreductase, with translation MSCILITGGNGFIGRQIARRAVADGHVVRSIARSGRPTLTEPWVDEVDWNAADVFEPQDWRDQLGGCDAVIHTIANIRESPEQGVTFERINGDAAIIAGLEAERMNVEAFVFLSAVGTPPLVSERYQAAKLRAERAISDLDIRTGVLKPGPVYGEGANQGHFPYLVNRCLRAIDDHEFLARHFGDQRPLGVTHVARAALRVALDSDEPELLMPHSIKSYSENSSQ, from the coding sequence ATGAGCTGCATACTCATTACAGGAGGGAACGGTTTTATTGGTCGTCAAATAGCTCGTCGAGCCGTTGCAGATGGTCACGTAGTGCGAAGCATTGCACGCAGCGGACGGCCAACCCTCACTGAACCGTGGGTTGATGAGGTTGATTGGAACGCGGCCGATGTGTTCGAACCACAGGACTGGCGAGACCAGCTTGGTGGCTGTGATGCCGTCATCCATACCATTGCCAACATTCGTGAATCCCCCGAACAGGGGGTGACGTTCGAGCGAATCAACGGTGATGCAGCGATTATTGCTGGGCTTGAGGCCGAACGGATGAACGTCGAAGCATTCGTATTCCTGTCCGCAGTGGGAACCCCTCCGCTCGTCAGCGAGCGATATCAAGCCGCCAAACTTCGTGCTGAACGAGCAATCAGCGATTTGGATATCCGTACAGGCGTGCTCAAACCTGGTCCCGTTTATGGTGAAGGAGCTAATCAAGGCCACTTCCCGTATCTTGTAAATCGCTGTCTTCGAGCGATCGACGACCACGAATTTCTCGCTCGCCATTTTGGTGACCAGCGACCACTCGGTGTCACACATGTTGCTCGAGCAGCGCTCCGGGTAGCGCTTGATTCCGACGAACCGGAACTGCTGATGCCTCACTCGATCAAATCATATTCCGAGAATAGTTCTCAGTAA
- the hisF gene encoding imidazole glycerol phosphate synthase subunit HisF translates to MTLTKRIIPCIDVDLDDEGNAAVYTGVNFEDLTYTGDPVEMAKRYNAAGADEFVFLDITASAEGRETMLDTVAHVADEVFIPLTVGGGIGTREDVKETLRAGADKVSINTGALRRPELITEAATAFGSQCVVISVDARRRFDEAGEHYAQAGGESCWFECTVKGGREGTGIDVIEWASEAEERGAGELFVNSIDADGTKDGYDIPLTAAVCDSVSTPVIASSGCGGPEDAYEVFTDADADAALAASIFHFEEYSIEAVKSYLAKRDIPIRL, encoded by the coding sequence ATGACGCTGACGAAGCGGATTATTCCCTGTATTGATGTCGATCTCGATGATGAGGGAAACGCTGCTGTTTACACTGGTGTCAACTTCGAGGATCTCACGTACACTGGCGATCCGGTCGAGATGGCAAAGCGATACAACGCGGCAGGAGCAGACGAGTTCGTCTTCCTCGATATTACAGCGAGCGCCGAGGGACGAGAAACCATGCTTGATACCGTTGCTCACGTCGCCGACGAGGTATTCATCCCGCTGACCGTCGGTGGGGGTATTGGCACCCGCGAAGACGTAAAAGAGACGCTCCGGGCAGGCGCTGATAAGGTGTCGATTAACACGGGTGCACTCAGGCGTCCCGAACTCATCACTGAAGCAGCGACCGCATTCGGTAGCCAGTGTGTCGTCATCAGCGTCGACGCTCGGCGTCGTTTCGACGAAGCGGGCGAACACTACGCACAAGCCGGCGGCGAATCGTGCTGGTTCGAGTGCACGGTCAAAGGCGGTCGCGAGGGAACCGGCATTGACGTGATCGAGTGGGCCAGCGAAGCCGAAGAACGTGGGGCAGGTGAACTGTTCGTCAACTCCATTGACGCTGACGGAACGAAAGACGGCTACGACATCCCACTCACAGCAGCAGTCTGTGATTCGGTCTCTACTCCCGTCATCGCGTCGTCTGGTTGCGGTGGCCCAGAAGATGCCTACGAGGTCTTCACCGATGCTGACGCTGACGCTGCTCTCGCCGCTTCAATATTCCATTTCGAGGAGTACTCGATCGAAGCGGTCAAATCGTACCTCGCAAAGCGCGACATTCCGATTCGATTATAA
- a CDS encoding long-chain-fatty-acid--CoA ligase: MNVGMLSLDFFDRAVDLYDDVVGVIAHDGTEYTYGEFAARVNQLSHALSELGVERGDRVALLAPNTHYFIETLYATNQVGGTFVPMNYRLVPDDFEYILNDCEADVVVADYEFAEKIEAVRDAIPAEHYVGYNSDRIDGEWSDYEELLSGQSTEAPERPDISEDDAASINYTSGTTGDPKGVVRTHRTEHWHALVLNQHMEISDDDTYLWTLPMFHCNGWGHTYAITGTGGTHVCQRTFDPEETFRRVREYDVSFMCGAPTVLNRLIAHYEEHEPETTGDREVRIATAGSAPATATIQTVEDNFGWRIIHIYGLTETAPIITTSNSPRRLAMRGRGLKVKQGSATLCTDIRIVDENGEDVPRDGQSLGEIVVKGNQVMDRYLNKPEATEEAFNDRLPGYFHTGDLATIDEDGMIAVQDRKKDIIISGGENISSIEVEDALYDHPAIAKAAVVPTPSEEWGETPTAVVVQKSDADLTEPEIIDFVRDRLASFKAPTSVDFVDDLPETATGKVQKYQLRQDYWEGEERMVGEG, from the coding sequence ATGAATGTTGGAATGCTCTCTCTGGACTTTTTCGACCGTGCTGTCGACCTCTACGACGACGTAGTCGGGGTTATAGCTCACGACGGAACCGAGTACACGTACGGTGAGTTCGCAGCGCGTGTTAACCAACTCTCGCACGCGCTCTCTGAGCTGGGGGTCGAAAGAGGAGACCGTGTCGCGTTGCTCGCTCCAAACACCCACTATTTCATCGAGACACTATATGCAACCAATCAGGTTGGTGGTACGTTCGTTCCGATGAACTACCGGCTCGTTCCGGACGACTTTGAATACATCTTGAACGACTGTGAAGCAGACGTCGTCGTCGCAGATTATGAGTTCGCAGAGAAAATTGAAGCGGTCCGGGATGCCATTCCAGCGGAACACTACGTCGGATACAACTCCGACCGAATCGATGGTGAATGGTCGGATTACGAGGAGCTCCTCTCCGGTCAGTCCACAGAAGCTCCAGAGCGCCCAGATATCAGCGAAGATGATGCTGCGAGCATCAACTACACGTCCGGTACGACAGGTGATCCAAAGGGCGTCGTTCGCACCCATCGCACGGAGCACTGGCACGCGCTCGTGTTGAACCAGCACATGGAGATCAGCGACGACGATACGTATCTCTGGACGCTACCGATGTTCCACTGCAACGGGTGGGGACACACTTACGCGATCACGGGCACTGGTGGGACACACGTCTGCCAGCGTACGTTCGATCCTGAGGAGACGTTCCGGCGTGTTCGCGAATACGATGTTTCGTTTATGTGTGGTGCACCAACCGTTCTCAACCGACTCATCGCCCACTACGAGGAACACGAACCAGAAACGACCGGCGACCGCGAAGTGCGGATAGCGACGGCTGGAAGTGCTCCAGCAACTGCGACAATTCAAACTGTCGAAGACAATTTCGGCTGGCGAATCATCCACATCTACGGATTAACTGAGACTGCACCGATCATCACCACAAGCAATTCACCGCGTCGGCTTGCGATGCGAGGGCGAGGACTCAAAGTCAAGCAGGGATCTGCAACCCTCTGTACGGACATTCGAATTGTTGATGAGAACGGCGAGGACGTTCCACGTGACGGACAATCACTTGGCGAAATTGTTGTGAAAGGAAATCAAGTGATGGACCGATACCTCAACAAGCCTGAAGCAACGGAGGAAGCATTCAACGATCGTCTTCCTGGATACTTCCATACGGGTGATTTGGCCACAATAGACGAAGACGGAATGATCGCGGTTCAAGACCGCAAGAAAGATATTATCATCTCGGGCGGTGAGAACATCTCGAGCATCGAAGTCGAAGACGCACTCTATGACCATCCAGCGATCGCAAAAGCAGCGGTCGTTCCGACACCAAGTGAGGAGTGGGGCGAAACACCAACCGCTGTTGTCGTACAGAAATCTGATGCGGACCTCACCGAGCCAGAGATCATCGACTTCGTTCGTGACCGTCTCGCTAGCTTCAAAGCGCCAACGAGCGTCGATTTTGTCGACGATCTCCCTGAAACTGCGACCGGGAAGGTGCAAAAATATCAACTCAGACAAGACTACTGGGAGGGAGAAGAGCGGATGGTCGGAGAGGGGTAA
- the purL gene encoding phosphoribosylformylglycinamidine synthase subunit PurL, with protein sequence MSLAPADYGLVVSELGRDPTPAEEALFENLWSEHCAYRSSQPLLSAFDSDDDSQSVVVGPGDDAAVVALTDSTYITMGIESHNHPSYVDPYDGAATGVGGIVRDTLSMGAYPIALTDSLYFGSFEDEHSRYLFEGVVEGIADYGNSIGVPTIGGSVDFHPDYEGNPLVNVACVGLLSSERLVTAEAQTAGNALVLIGNTTGRDGLGGASFASEDLSEDAETEDRPAVQVGDPYTEKLLIEANETLIDEELVEAARDLGAAGLGGASTEMVAKGGLGARIELEKVHQREPNMNALEILLAESQERMCYEVAPENIERVRAVAERYQLGCSVIGELTESGSNYVCTFDGSVVVDVPAEYLADGAPMNDLESVQPELEDQSDLPDRALETAFESVLASPNTASKRWVYRQYDHEVGTRTALRPGDDAAVMAIYECETGLAIAAGSNPLWTSAAPYDGARAVALETATNLAAKGAQPLAAVDCLNGGNPETPEVYGGFKAIVDGLAHACSDLSVPVVGGNVSLYNDSASGPIPPTPTLAMVGTKDGYDAPPCGFTGVETNADTEAGTILVVGDRALAGDRAKLGGSEYLAQFEGSDAFPSPLDSEDVPAFVDTLTAVANAASTLAVHDVSHGGLAVTLAEMVTDTGADVTLSCEGTKASAAELLFHEQVGRVVIETTDPDAVRTAFDGVTPVHEVGQTDGTGELTLSVNGETLRYDKSTIRDIRSRIDRELD encoded by the coding sequence ATGAGCCTTGCCCCAGCGGATTACGGCCTCGTTGTCTCTGAACTTGGCCGCGATCCGACACCTGCGGAGGAAGCGCTCTTCGAGAATCTCTGGAGTGAGCACTGTGCATACCGCTCCTCACAGCCACTGCTTTCAGCATTCGACAGCGACGATGACTCTCAGAGCGTCGTTGTCGGACCGGGAGACGACGCCGCCGTGGTTGCTCTCACTGACTCCACGTACATCACGATGGGCATCGAAAGCCACAATCACCCATCGTACGTCGATCCATACGACGGCGCGGCGACGGGTGTCGGAGGGATCGTCCGCGATACACTCTCGATGGGCGCGTACCCGATCGCACTCACAGACTCTCTCTATTTTGGTTCGTTTGAGGACGAACACTCCAGATATCTGTTCGAAGGGGTGGTCGAAGGAATTGCAGACTATGGCAACTCCATCGGCGTCCCAACCATCGGTGGGAGCGTCGATTTCCATCCAGACTACGAAGGAAATCCGCTCGTTAACGTTGCTTGTGTAGGTCTCCTTTCATCGGAGAGACTTGTCACCGCCGAGGCACAGACTGCGGGGAACGCACTCGTTCTCATCGGGAACACGACCGGTCGAGATGGACTCGGTGGTGCGAGTTTTGCAAGCGAAGATCTAAGCGAAGACGCAGAAACCGAGGATCGACCAGCCGTTCAAGTTGGCGACCCGTACACGGAGAAACTTCTCATTGAGGCGAACGAAACGCTCATCGATGAGGAACTAGTTGAGGCGGCCCGCGATCTCGGCGCAGCTGGACTCGGCGGTGCATCGACCGAGATGGTTGCGAAGGGTGGTCTCGGTGCTCGCATCGAACTCGAGAAGGTCCATCAGCGAGAACCGAACATGAACGCGCTCGAAATCCTCCTTGCCGAGTCCCAAGAACGAATGTGCTATGAGGTCGCTCCGGAGAACATTGAGCGCGTTCGCGCCGTCGCAGAGCGATATCAACTCGGCTGTTCTGTTATCGGTGAGCTAACAGAAAGCGGTAGCAACTACGTCTGTACGTTCGATGGGAGCGTCGTAGTGGACGTTCCTGCCGAGTATCTCGCAGACGGCGCGCCGATGAACGATCTCGAAAGCGTCCAACCTGAACTCGAAGATCAGTCAGATCTTCCAGACAGAGCACTCGAAACAGCGTTTGAGTCCGTTCTCGCCAGCCCGAACACAGCGAGCAAGCGATGGGTCTACCGCCAGTACGACCACGAGGTCGGAACGCGAACAGCCCTCCGTCCCGGCGACGACGCCGCTGTTATGGCGATCTACGAGTGTGAGACGGGGCTCGCTATCGCTGCTGGTTCGAACCCACTGTGGACGAGTGCCGCACCGTACGACGGCGCACGCGCGGTGGCACTGGAGACTGCAACGAATCTCGCTGCCAAAGGAGCACAACCACTTGCCGCTGTGGACTGCCTCAACGGTGGCAATCCTGAAACGCCCGAAGTGTACGGTGGATTCAAAGCCATCGTCGACGGACTGGCCCATGCGTGCAGCGATCTCTCTGTTCCAGTGGTCGGCGGAAACGTCTCACTGTACAACGACTCCGCGAGTGGCCCCATCCCTCCGACGCCGACCCTTGCGATGGTCGGAACGAAAGACGGGTACGATGCCCCTCCCTGTGGATTTACCGGCGTAGAGACAAACGCGGACACTGAGGCAGGGACGATACTCGTTGTCGGAGACCGTGCGTTGGCGGGCGATCGCGCGAAGCTCGGTGGCTCGGAGTATCTCGCACAGTTCGAAGGCAGCGATGCGTTCCCGAGTCCGCTCGACTCTGAAGATGTTCCAGCGTTTGTCGACACACTCACAGCCGTCGCGAATGCGGCCTCAACTCTTGCGGTTCACGACGTGAGCCACGGGGGTCTAGCTGTGACGCTTGCGGAGATGGTCACCGATACGGGCGCTGACGTGACGCTTTCGTGTGAAGGAACCAAAGCAAGTGCAGCGGAACTGCTGTTTCACGAGCAGGTGGGCCGTGTTGTCATCGAAACGACAGACCCGGATGCAGTACGAACAGCATTCGACGGTGTCACACCGGTTCATGAGGTCGGACAGACTGACGGAACTGGTGAACTCACGCTCAGTGTTAACGGAGAAACACTCCGGTACGACAAGTCAACAATCCGAGACATTCGGAGTAGAATCGATCGAGAGCTCGATTGA
- a CDS encoding cytochrome P450, whose translation MPSVQPPAALRSRERQLAPFEWYAKMRQEAPVHYDEQRKVWDVFGYEDVDRVLTDYELFTSDMVSTEAARFGDDEDHPFFRTMISADPPEHGRLRGFVADRFSPGMIREYRPRIEAVAAEFIDRVADANRIDIVDDFAYPLPVTVIAELLGIPSERRDQFKAWSDTLIARPSEDTKAAVKETQTHRKRAKQEMREYFSTLLDERADSEDDDLVTLTATTDELTREEKTGFCTLLLLAGNVTTTNLITNAVWCFEEQGVTDAVRTGAVDRTQAIEEVLRYRSPVQALRRTTTDAVEIGGQRIDAGEVITAWIGSANRDSEIFDAAAEFRPERSPNPHIAFGKGIHYCLGASLARIEADIALKALLDQFEVLSLEESEKTPLKSLYGVKELPCRVESGH comes from the coding sequence ATGCCCTCAGTTCAACCGCCAGCGGCACTTCGAAGCCGGGAACGGCAGTTGGCTCCATTCGAGTGGTATGCGAAAATGCGTCAGGAAGCGCCCGTTCACTACGACGAACAGCGAAAGGTGTGGGATGTATTCGGTTACGAAGACGTCGATCGCGTTCTCACAGACTACGAATTATTTACATCAGACATGGTGAGCACGGAAGCCGCTCGTTTCGGTGATGATGAAGATCATCCGTTCTTTCGGACAATGATCAGTGCGGATCCGCCAGAACACGGGCGACTTCGTGGATTTGTCGCCGACCGGTTCAGTCCCGGAATGATACGTGAATATCGTCCCCGTATCGAAGCTGTAGCGGCTGAATTTATAGATAGAGTTGCAGATGCCAACCGCATCGACATCGTCGATGATTTTGCGTATCCGTTGCCAGTGACCGTCATCGCCGAGCTTCTGGGTATTCCTAGCGAGCGCCGCGATCAGTTCAAAGCGTGGTCGGATACACTCATTGCTCGTCCGAGCGAAGACACCAAAGCGGCTGTCAAAGAAACCCAAACCCACCGCAAACGCGCCAAACAGGAGATGAGAGAATACTTCTCTACACTCCTTGATGAGCGTGCTGACAGTGAGGATGATGATTTGGTTACACTCACCGCGACAACGGACGAACTTACCCGCGAAGAGAAAACCGGATTTTGTACTCTTCTCCTCCTTGCTGGTAATGTCACCACGACCAACCTCATCACGAACGCTGTCTGGTGTTTTGAAGAGCAAGGCGTGACTGACGCCGTTCGAACTGGAGCAGTCGATCGCACGCAAGCCATCGAAGAGGTGCTCCGATACCGCTCTCCCGTTCAAGCACTTCGTCGTACGACGACTGATGCCGTTGAAATTGGAGGACAGCGGATCGATGCAGGCGAAGTGATCACAGCGTGGATCGGCTCCGCGAACCGTGATTCAGAGATATTCGATGCTGCCGCAGAATTTCGACCCGAACGCAGTCCGAACCCACACATTGCGTTCGGAAAAGGTATTCACTACTGTCTTGGTGCATCTCTTGCCCGAATTGAAGCCGATATTGCACTCAAAGCGCTCTTAGATCAGTTCGAGGTTCTCTCCCTCGAAGAGTCGGAGAAAACGCCACTCAAGAGTCTCTATGGAGTCAAAGAACTCCCTTGTCGTGTCGAATCCGGACACTGA
- a CDS encoding S8 family peptidase: MTSKETYSSGSEPTRRDVLRSVGSIGVLSSIGNIATESVGSLIPLNIGYHDDSGHEAAANLADSVVRNFDFNAATITIPEQLLSGSAVETLADDDSIRYVEPDRTMAAFGQSVPWGVGRIGTTKAHNQDISGSGVDIAILDTGIDSTHPDLRGNLGEGASFSNGLGLLSTKQKQANQSSVTALSRDDQSQRNYSRLSGLLSSSTSPKWQDEIGHGTHCAGVASAIDNSEGVIGVSPDSTLHAVRVLSSVGFGAISDIAAGIDYVVKQGWDVANLSLGSPRASKIVGDACSHAFEQGTLVVAAAGNSGPCDNCVKYPAAHPHVLSVGATNEKDELAALSTTGPELDILAPGTNIRSTYTSDKQPYEAFSGTSMAAPHIAGAGALLMADGYDNAEAAKRLTETATDVGLSEKEGGAGLVDIPAALDI; encoded by the coding sequence ATGACATCTAAAGAGACATATAGCTCTGGGTCGGAGCCTACCCGCCGTGATGTACTCCGGTCGGTTGGTAGTATTGGTGTCCTCAGTTCTATTGGAAATATCGCCACAGAAAGTGTCGGTAGTCTCATACCGTTAAATATCGGCTATCACGACGACAGCGGCCACGAAGCGGCCGCCAATCTTGCGGATAGCGTCGTCCGAAACTTCGATTTCAACGCAGCGACCATCACAATACCTGAACAGCTATTGTCTGGATCAGCGGTCGAAACACTAGCTGATGATGATTCGATCCGGTATGTCGAACCAGATCGGACGATGGCTGCGTTCGGACAGAGCGTTCCATGGGGGGTCGGCCGCATTGGAACAACAAAAGCCCACAATCAGGATATCAGTGGCAGCGGTGTCGATATTGCGATTCTCGACACTGGAATCGATAGTACCCATCCTGATCTTCGGGGGAATCTTGGGGAAGGAGCGTCATTTTCTAACGGTCTTGGACTGTTATCCACAAAACAAAAACAAGCTAATCAGAGCAGTGTGACTGCCCTCTCGCGTGACGACCAATCACAGAGAAATTACAGCCGGTTATCAGGACTGCTTTCTAGCTCCACATCTCCGAAGTGGCAGGACGAAATCGGACACGGAACGCACTGTGCCGGCGTTGCAAGCGCCATCGATAACTCCGAAGGTGTTATCGGTGTCAGTCCTGATTCGACACTTCACGCAGTGAGAGTACTGAGCAGTGTTGGTTTCGGAGCGATATCAGATATTGCGGCGGGTATCGACTACGTCGTCAAGCAGGGATGGGATGTTGCAAACCTGAGTCTCGGCTCACCACGAGCATCGAAGATAGTCGGCGATGCGTGCTCACACGCGTTTGAACAAGGAACACTCGTAGTTGCTGCTGCAGGCAATAGTGGTCCCTGTGACAACTGTGTGAAGTACCCCGCTGCCCACCCCCACGTCCTCAGCGTTGGTGCTACCAATGAAAAGGACGAGCTCGCGGCGCTTTCAACAACAGGACCAGAGCTCGATATCTTAGCGCCCGGGACGAATATCAGATCTACGTATACATCAGACAAACAACCCTACGAAGCGTTCTCGGGAACATCAATGGCGGCACCACACATCGCTGGTGCTGGAGCGCTACTTATGGCAGACGGGTATGATAACGCCGAGGCAGCAAAACGGCTTACAGAGACTGCTACAGACGTTGGCTTATCTGAGAAAGAGGGCGGAGCAGGACTAGTTGATATCCCCGCAGCACTAGACATATAA
- the gatA gene encoding Asp-tRNA(Asn)/Glu-tRNA(Gln) amidotransferase subunit GatA: MSADLNVFITKERIESHTDETTDRSDEDENPLAGMTVAVKDNISTKNIRTTCGSAMLESYVPPYDATVVRRLTDAGATIVGKANMDEFGMGGTTETSAFGPTENPRAPERVAGGSSGGSAAAVAAGEADLALGTDTGGSIRNPAAFCGVVGIKPTYGLVSRYGLIAYANSLEQIGPIASTVEECASLLDVIAGPDEHDATTHEEGANTDYAAAADGNVEGMTIGILSDLVEGADEQVVSVFEDAVADLEAQGAETVEVELDSIEHALAAYYVIAMSEASSNLARFDGVRYGTSGGYDGNWNETFAKAREDGFGEEVKRRILLGTYALSAGYHDKYYKKAQDARAWVKQDFDSALSRADVLASPTMPVLPPKIGESLDDPLQLYFIDANTVPVNLANLPAISVPAGEADGLPVGLQLIGSAFGEEQIIRAGSALA; the protein is encoded by the coding sequence ATGAGCGCAGATTTGAACGTTTTCATCACGAAAGAGCGCATCGAGTCACACACTGACGAGACGACCGACCGAAGTGATGAGGACGAGAACCCACTCGCCGGAATGACTGTTGCAGTGAAGGACAATATCTCGACGAAGAATATTCGGACCACCTGCGGCTCCGCGATGCTCGAATCGTACGTCCCTCCGTACGATGCGACCGTCGTGCGTCGGCTCACAGATGCGGGTGCGACAATCGTTGGAAAAGCAAACATGGATGAGTTCGGGATGGGCGGCACAACCGAAACCTCCGCTTTTGGACCGACCGAGAACCCTCGTGCACCAGAGCGTGTGGCCGGTGGCTCCTCGGGTGGGAGTGCGGCTGCCGTCGCTGCGGGTGAGGCAGATCTTGCACTCGGAACTGACACCGGAGGATCGATCCGCAACCCTGCTGCCTTCTGCGGTGTCGTGGGAATCAAGCCGACGTATGGACTCGTTTCGCGTTACGGGCTCATAGCCTACGCCAACAGCCTCGAACAGATCGGACCGATCGCCTCAACTGTCGAGGAGTGTGCCTCGCTCCTCGATGTCATCGCCGGACCAGATGAACACGACGCGACAACTCACGAGGAAGGAGCGAACACCGACTACGCGGCTGCCGCCGACGGAAATGTCGAAGGAATGACGATCGGTATCCTCTCGGATCTCGTCGAGGGGGCAGACGAACAGGTGGTGTCGGTGTTTGAGGACGCAGTCGCTGATCTCGAAGCGCAGGGAGCCGAAACCGTCGAAGTCGAACTCGATTCAATCGAACACGCCCTCGCGGCGTACTACGTTATTGCTATGTCAGAAGCTTCCTCGAACCTCGCGCGCTTCGATGGTGTTCGATACGGGACTTCTGGCGGATACGACGGAAACTGGAACGAGACCTTCGCAAAAGCACGAGAAGACGGGTTCGGAGAAGAAGTCAAACGGCGCATCCTCTTGGGGACGTACGCACTCTCGGCTGGGTATCACGATAAGTACTATAAGAAAGCACAGGATGCCCGCGCGTGGGTGAAACAGGACTTCGATTCGGCACTCTCTCGTGCAGACGTGCTCGCCTCGCCGACGATGCCAGTTCTTCCCCCCAAGATCGGTGAAAGTCTCGATGATCCGCTCCAACTGTACTTTATCGATGCGAACACAGTTCCGGTGAATCTCGCAAACCTTCCCGCTATCTCTGTCCCTGCGGGCGAAGCGGACGGGCTTCCAGTCGGGCTACAACTCATCGGCTCCGCATTCGGTGAAGAGCAGATCATTCGGGCAGGAAGCGCGCTCGCTTGA
- a CDS encoding PHP domain-containing protein: protein MLSVELHTHSAQSYDGRDPVELLLQQAEAVGLDALAVTDHDEIAASLEAADIAPEYGLIGIPGSEITSAAGHVLGLGITERIPAGLPFMETLDRIRDLGGIAIIPHPFQGSRHGVAPNISEEELASADAIEVYNSRLLTGRSNRKAERFATTRALPMTAGSDAHIAEMVGQAVTHVASEERTVDGILTAIANGETTVVGERTPWRISFRQASGAVKRRIKYATTDFLSGATGGLIMDSKR, encoded by the coding sequence GTGCTTTCGGTCGAGCTACACACACACTCCGCCCAGTCGTACGACGGGCGCGATCCGGTCGAGTTGCTGCTTCAGCAGGCCGAAGCGGTCGGTCTCGACGCGCTCGCAGTGACTGATCATGACGAAATCGCCGCGAGCCTCGAAGCAGCGGACATTGCCCCCGAGTACGGACTTATTGGCATCCCCGGTTCGGAAATCACGAGTGCCGCTGGTCACGTTCTTGGGTTGGGTATCACAGAACGAATTCCTGCGGGGCTCCCTTTTATGGAGACGCTCGATCGCATCCGTGATCTCGGTGGGATTGCCATCATCCCGCATCCATTCCAAGGATCCCGCCACGGTGTCGCACCGAATATCTCAGAGGAAGAGCTCGCGAGTGCTGACGCCATTGAGGTGTACAATTCACGGCTCCTCACGGGTCGGTCGAATCGGAAGGCAGAGCGTTTTGCGACCACTCGAGCGCTTCCGATGACCGCAGGGAGCGACGCTCATATCGCAGAGATGGTCGGGCAGGCAGTCACGCACGTCGCCAGCGAGGAACGGACGGTCGACGGGATCCTTACAGCCATCGCTAACGGTGAGACGACTGTTGTCGGTGAGCGGACACCATGGCGGATCAGCTTCAGACAAGCCAGCGGTGCCGTCAAGCGACGAATCAAGTACGCTACCACCGACTTCCTGTCTGGTGCGACGGGTGGATTGATCATGGATTCTAAACGCTGA